Within Candidatus Thorarchaeota archaeon, the genomic segment GTTTGCCTTGATCTCGGCCCATTCATTGAACCATGTACGTTTCTCTTCCTCACTAAGAGTGCGGAGTCGATAAAGAAGCACATAGACAAGTTCAATGCTTCCGGCACCATCCGGGACTCTGATTCCGGGCATATCTTATGAGTACTTAGAACAACTTATAACGCTGATGTCTTTGTCACCTTACAATTCATTGGAGCTGAAATTGATGGGTCTCAGAGCTTCAGGTCACTTTCTTACGCTAATGGCTCTCTATTTGGTCAACATGATCATGAGGGCCTCTTTCTACATGACGATTGCTAGTATTCAGAGTAACAACTACCTTGGTGGTCTCTCGGACTGGACGGTTGCCATTGTCCTGATGATTTATCCAGTAGTTGAACTGGCAACTGTTTCGATCTTTGGTTCCTATAGTGACAAGATTGGTCGAAGGCCGATTTTTATTATGAGTCTGTTCTTGACTGGTGGTGCGGCCTTGCTCTTCGCGCTCTCGCCAATTGTTTCGATCATTTTCATCTTTTCTGGGATCTTCGGAATGGGTGCCGCAGCCGAGGTGACAAGTACCCTCTCTATGATTGCGGACTCCTCCTCTGAGAATAATCGTGCCAGATTAATGGGTTACTTTGATCTCTCAACCCTAATGGGTCTGGCCGGTGGTTATGGTCTTGGCATTATCCTTCTCCAGTTTGGTATTATGCCTACTCTTATCTTAATGGCTGGGGCAGGTGCCTGTTTTATCAGCGCTATAATCGCGTTCTTTACCATCCGCGAGACCGCAACCATGGCACATCACGAGTACTCCATTAGACAGTTGCTTAGCCATGTTGCTAAGGACAAAAGGATTCAGATGATGCTTCCAGTCTACGTCCCCATTATCTCTCTGTACGGACTTTTAATTGCCAATGCCGAGAATATCCTCGAGGAACACTTCACTTTCACTGCAACAGATCTCATTATCCTATTCGGGATGTTGGGTGTCTCGCTCGTTGCAGGGATTGTAATCATGGGCCATCTCTCTGACCACTTTATGAAGCGACGTCCCTTCATTGTAGCTGGTCTGCTAGGATTTGGGGTCCTCTCATTTCTCTTGGTGGCCTATGCCTCTGACTTTGCTGCCCTATGGGCGATCTGGCCCGTTCTGCCACTCTTGGGCTTCTTAGCCGGTGCATTTCCGCCTGCTGCTATGGCCTACCTGACCGACGTATCCAGTGAGGAATCGCGTGGGAGCACGATGGGTGTCTATAGCATCTTCTTCGGTACTGGAATGATCATTGGTCCCGGAACAGGTGCCTTTGCCTATACTACTTGGGGGCTCTGGGGTCTCGGTGGTCTAGTTGCATTATTCATCCTGATAGCCATCATTGGAACCTATTTCATGCCCGAGGTCCATGAATCTTCGTCCCCTGAAATAATCAGCAATGATTAATATGTAGGTGCGTTAATGATTGGTACAACCCCTTTTGGGAGATGGAAATATGGTTCGACTCACTACGATCAGTAATGTATTATCAGGCATCGGTCTGGCACTGCTAGGCTTCTCACTTATAATGAAGTGGATTCTCTCAGGACTCAGTGTCACCGGCACATCGTACCCCTACTACATGTGGTTAGGTGGAGTGGTCCTGCTTGCCGTTGTCGTCATTATGAGCGTGATAAACACGTTCACAGAGATCACGGGCTTTGTGCACCCTGAAGATAAATTAATTAGTAATATGTTTGTGTACCTGATGGCCATCGCTACTGTGCTCATCTTTGGTGCTCTGGACGAGGGTGCGGTATTCCAAGAGATTCTCTTCAATATCGCCTCTATGATCGTCATCGCATACGTATTCTTGTTCATCTTCACTTACTTCTCTCGCACTATTACTGAGGAAGGTCAGATGGGACAGGTCAAGGAGATGACCGCCAGATTCATGCTCGTATCCCTTGTCTTGGGTGGTATCATGGCCGCCCTATTGGTCGGTCTCAAGGCCGTATGGGATCTCTCTGCTTCTTATGAGTGGGCCGCTGGTGCACTGGGCATCTTTGCAGTTGCTCTGGTCGTTATCATTGTCCTCGCACTTGGTCACAAGTACGAGCCAGTTGGTGAGTAATAGTATCTCAGGTTGGGGAGGATTTTCTCCTCTCCGGCCATGCTTTTCTTTTTCAAGTCCCACCAATAAACGAAATAAGGGCTCAGTTCTCAACTATTCTTCGTTGAGTATTGACTAAGATCGTTATCGGTATCAGACAAGGTTAGTGAACGGTGGTTGCAATGGCTGATGGAAAATTGTGGCTTGGCTACAAATTGGGTAAGGATGGAAAACGGACTAATGAAAAGTTCGAGATTAGTACTGATCTACTACGACGACATGGTGGCGTGTTTGGATCAACCGGTTCTGGGAAGACCGTGTTAAGTAAGGTGATACTGGAAGAGGCAGCTCTTCAAGGAATTCCCATAATTGCTTTTGATCCCCAGGGTGATATTGCTTCACTGATGATTCCGGGGGATCCCAAGAAGCTCAAAGAGAAAGGCGTTGATCCCGCCCGGCTTAAGGAGTACATGGAAAAAGTTCAGGTCCGTGTCTATACGCCCGCAAGTAGCAAGGGCTTGGCAATCTCGATTAATCCTCTGAAGCTCCCTGACAAGAAGGCCGACCCCGATGATATGATCCGGCTCTTGGACAATTCTGCTCGCACGCTTGTAAAAGTACTTGCTAAGGTCGCAGGCCTCTCGCGTTCTTGGGAGAGCAAGTCCTTTGCTGCTTTGTACGAGTTACTCCGTGTGACATGGGAAAAGGGCATCGATGTCAAACACCTCATGGATCTGGCCAACTTGTTGGTGGCCTCACCTGAAGAGGTGGGTGTTGACCTTGAGCCGTTCATGAAGTTATCAGAGCGGGAAAAGCTTGCATCTGCAATTCGCAGTCTGACTGTGGGTTCTTCGCAGCTCCTCTTCAAAGAGGAGGGACAGATCGATTTTGACGAACTCACTCGTCCCGTTGGTGGCAAGACCCCGCTCAATGTCATCTTTCTCAAGACGCTACGTAGCGAGGAAGAGAAACACTTCTTCATCGCCATTGTTCTTAATCAATTGTATTCATGGATGCTTCGTCAGGGCTTTACTGAGAAGCCCCGAATGATTCTCTTTATGGATGAGGCTGCACCCTTTATCCCCGCAGGCATGAAGGCTCCCGGACCAAAAGAGATCTTCCTTCTTCTCTTCCGTCAGGCGCGTAAGTACGGTATTGAGTGTCTGATTGCAACTCAGAGCCCCAAAGACATCGACTACAAGGCGTTCGAGCAGTTCAACACGATCGCCTCTGGTCGTATCAGTAGTGAGCAGTCGCTCAAGGTCTTGGAGCGTATTCTTGAACCGATTGCTGGTGAGAAGGAGGCCGAAGAGATCATCAATGCCCTTCCCGGGCAACAGACCGCCTCATTCATCTTTTCATCGGCTGACCTGAAGCCGCGCGTTAATCGTCTTGGTGTACGATGGTTGCTGACCAAACATATCACGCTGACAGAACGCGATGTGAAGAAGCACATGGAGGCTCTCGTCAAGCAGCAGGAGAAGATCCTCAAAGAGATGGAAAAGCGACGACTGGAGGAAGAGCGTCGTAAGGCAGCAGAGCGTAAGAAACAGGAAGAACAGCGTCGTAAAGAATTGGAACGAAAGAAGAAAGAGGAAGAGAAACGTAAGGCTGAGGAGGCAAAGCGCAAGGCCGAAGCAGAGAAACGGCGGCAACGCGAGGCAGAACTTGCAGCGCTGAAACAGAAATTCAAGACGGCTAAGGATGATGAGCCAGTCTTTGAGACCCGTGGTCAAGCGCAGAAGGTTTCCTATAATGACATTGTGAACGCTTTTGTTGCCAAGATCGAGAAAATCGCCAAGACCCGATTTGGTCTACCCTTCCTGAAAGAACTCGCAAAACGTGGTTCCCTGAACTATGAGAAGTCCCTCGCCTTCTATCTCAAAGAGACCCGTGAGGCCATCAAGCTCGGGCTTGCAAAGAAGGACAAGTGTCCGACAAAGCGTGGGAAGATGATCCCATGCATTATCTTTGACTTTGAATATGTGCTCAGTCAAGTCATCAAATCAATGGGCATTAAGAAACCCGAGTACGTTGATGATCAGCGTCTGAAGAAGCGTTTCGGAGAGATCATCAAAAAGGCATCAAAGAACAGTCTTCTCGAACGCATTGTTCTTGGTGAGCCGCTCTTGGAGTTCTAAACTAATCTGGTCACCGGGACGGCACATACCGTCTCGGTCGGCCTATCTCACAGGTCAGCCATTGTGAGATCATCGAGGCCGTTGTGTCCATTGCAGAACTCATCTTGCTGGCCGAGACCTCTGGAGAACCGTACAACAGGACAAGCACTCTCTTTGACCGAGGGCTCACTTTGGTATGATCGGAGTCATGAGTGGCATAGCCAAAGCAGACGATCTTTGACTGGTCCGCCAGGACGATCTCTCGTCCACGACAGGTGAGCTCTTTTCCACCGATGCGCCGGAATATCTCTCCGCGTTTTGCGGTTCTCACAACCAGTGTTCCATCAATGGTGTCTTCATCAATGAGACCTATCGGTATTGCGTGGTATGCGGAGGCCAGATTGATCACATCCACAACGTCACTGATTCTCCACAGGTTGTTCCCATTGAGAATGCGTCTGACCAGTGCCTCACTTGAGACCCTCTGCTTGGTGGGATCCATGCCAAATGTCCAGTAGAGGTCACGGTAGGATCGAAAGACCGTATCTGTTGCCAGATCTTCTAACGTCCATCGTGAACGTATCTTGTTGAAGATAGTCCTCTCATACTCTTCAAATTCAGGTCTTGATCTTCCTACTTGCAGATCGCTCAGCCGAATGGCACCAATGGACAGACCCTCACGGTCCACTTCAAATCGGATGAGGTCTCTTGGTAGATCTGATGGCATTGTGTCTTCATCACAAGTATCGAGCCTTTGACGTTTAGATGTTGTCACTGTCTTCTACAGCAGATCGATGACTTCCTCAAGACTGTCCACCGCAAGTGTAGGAGTGGTGTCGAGGTCTCCCGATTCAAAGGGGATAATATTGTCACGTCTGCGAACCAGTATTGTTGTGAGTCCTGCGGCATTGCCTCCTGCAATGTCCGAATTAGGATTATCCCCTACAATGACCGACTCTTCCGGAGTGAAACCGAGTGCCTTTACGCTCTCTATGCAGATCTCCGGGAGGGGCTTTCCAACGATTACAGCCTTCACGCCAGTTGCATCCTCGAGGGCTCGTACAATTGATAGCTCTCCGATGTAGACATCTTCCACTCCAAGATAGATTCCCGGATATTGTCTGCTTCCGCTGATGCATACTAGTTTTGCTCCATCAAGAAGCATCTTGGCTGCAAAATTAAGTTCTTGAAATGTCATACCTCTATCCGCGCCCACTGCAACATAGTCCACTGGTGGATTGTTGACGACCTCCAGCCCTCTCTCTATGAAATCGTCTCGTGCACCGCCCTCACTGATGACAAAGCATCTTGCGTTAGGCTGTCTGTTGTGTATGTACGCCGCAGCGCCAGCTCCTGCACTGAAGATCTTTTCAAGGTCGAACGCAAATCCCGCACGTTTTAGAGCAGTATAGATCTGCCGTGAGGAGAGTCGTCCCGTGTTTGTCAGCACTCCAAGGGTCTTTCCTCCCTCTTGTAATGCGTCGACTAGTACTTTGGCGTCATCAAATACTACAGGGTGCTCTATGTCTTGGATAAGTGTATTATCGACATCAAACAACCAGAGCTTCTTATCCCTAAGATTCACTCATCTCACTCCTTGAAACATTGGGCATTGCCTATTCCTTTTCAAGAAGCGGTATGACGCAAATGAATCTGAAGGGTTCTTTTCCCTCGGTGTTATCATACCCGTGAGGCTCGTTTGGCGGAATGAAAATGACATCATCCTTCTTGCCTATCTTCGTACCATGTTCACCCAATAATGTGATCTGGCCCTGCAGGACGAAGATCTCGTGTTCTTCAGGATGATGATGAAGTGGGACCTTTCCCCCTGGTGCTATCTCGAAAATCCGCATTGCATACGTTCTTGCGCCGGTGTTCTTACCAATTAGCCATCGCATAGTGGTCTTCTCACTACCTGGTAAATTAACGACCACCTCTTCGCGTTCGTGATAGTTGACGACGTACAGTTAAGCTGCCTCCTCTACGGTGGTTACTCTACTGTTTGGGGTGCAATGTTTGAGTATATAATAGTCTTCAGTTGTGGACAGAACGGCCACAGAAACTTTATGTGATGCCTTTGCCATGTGCGATGTGAGAGTAACACGATTCGTGACAGATTTAGGAGTATGATTAACATGGCTGAGGATGACACATATGTCCGTGCGAAGCTCACCGAGATCAATGGAGCGCTCACTCGCATGACCGAGATGCTCAACAAGATGATTGAAGTGTTGACGCGAACAGTGGGAATGGATGAACAGATCTCTGACCTTGCACTCTCAGTGGCGGCAAATAGTGAGAAGATCGACGAGTTGATCTCGCTGGTAAAAACAATGCCTGCAAGAACTGCGGCCCCTGCTTCTGCAGGACATGCCACATCCTCTGTTGAGGAAAAGGCCAAAGTGTCTTCTCTCAGTTCACTACTTGACACCCTCGATTCTCAAATTCGTGATGGGATGATCGCTAGTGATCTTGCCGATAAAATCCGTGAGACCGCTGAGCTCTTCGAAGAACGTGGAGGGAGCAGTAATCTCATTGTTAAGATGCAGCGGTGGGTTCGGATTCTCAAGACGTACGGTCGTGTTGACCCGATCAATCCTACCGATATTGCCAAGCTGCGCAGTGACCTTAAGGGCTGGCAGAAAGAGCTGGCTCAGGCAAGATAATCGAGGGGATTTCCCCTCTTCCTTTTTTTTGAAACAATCTGACGAAAAAGCGTCGAAAATGGACGTTGTATATATCTTTAATAGCATTGAATCCCTTTACGAAATATGTAAATGTCGGGACAAAGGTGCGAAAAAAAAATGATTGACACAGAGATTGATACACGGATTCGGAAGGTGATTGCAGGAATCCCTTCACCACATAAGAACGACCTTCTTACGATCTGGGAGGGGTGGATCGCAACCAACCCGGAGCCGCCCTTCTATGTTAGTTGGTCCGATTATTCCGCACAATGGGACGACTCAGAAGCTCTCTATACAGACCGTCGTGTCTATCTCCGCCGAATCACGAACGAGCTGCGGGATATTGAAGTCCCAAAGACACTGTGGCAAAAAGCCGCAAAGGCTCTCGCTGCTGTTGCAAGTGCCTTCTTTGTGATCTTTCTTGCTCTCTCCCGAGTTGCTCGTGGTGCAGAGTGATCCCTCGCTAAACTCGTCACTACAGAGCGGCCGACTTATATTATCCCCTGTGTCCCCGTAACTGAGGACAATGGATATCCTTGAGACCATACCCCAAAAGATGAAGGACTATTTGACAGAGGCTGCTGATATAGTTCGTGACGCAAAGAGTGTCGTTGCGATCTCTCATATTGATGCTGATGGAATAACTGCACTAGCCATTGTTCTCCAGCTCCTTGAACGATCGGGCCTTACTCCTATCTGGAGAAATATTCATCAATTAAATTCTGAGACCATCAAAGAAGTTCGCGATTTGGTGCGTGAAAACCGACCTGACCTTTTGATCTTCAGCGACTTGGGTACCGGGCAAAAGCGCTCGATTGAGGAACTTGTTAAGACTGAAGAGTATATCCAACATGTTATCATCTTGGACCACCATCTCCCCCAAGATGATACTCCGGGTACCGATGAGCCTCACAGTGAACGCATCATCGAGATCAATCCGCACAATCACGGGATCGATGGTTCGTATGAGGTCTCAGGCGCAGGTGTGTCGTTCCTCCTGGCCATGGCCACCGACCCGCGAAATGTAGATCTCAGCGAATTGGCAATTGTCGGTGCAACTGGTGATCTCCAGAGATACTATGGTCGAGGTTTTGTCGGGGTCAACAAATCGATACTTGCAGTCGCAGAAGAACATTCGATCGTCAGGATAAAACGTGACCTGACCTTCTTTGGGATCAACACCCGACCCTTGCCATTTCTACTCGAATATGCCACTGATCCGTACTTACCCGGGTTGACCGGGGAACGTGATGCCTGTTACGAATTCTTCGAGTCACGGCACATTCCGCTCAAAAACGAATATGATGAGTGGCGGGTCTGGACCGATCTCTCTCCTGATGAAAAGTCACGCGCAATTCAAGGAATCATTCATGTGATCATTGACGCTGGTTACAGCACACATGTTGCTCAGGGCATCATTGGTGATGTTGTGGAGTTGCTGCACCGTCCTCTCAGAAGCGAGATGCGAAATGCCAAAGAATTCTCTACTCTTCTAAACGCTTGTGGTCGAAACTCGCGTCCTGAGATTGGAGTGCTCGTGTGCATGAATGCAGAAGAGGCCTACGTTCAGGCTCGGACTCTGCTACAGGTCCATCGTCAGAATCTGGCTCAGGCCCTTCGTAGGCTTGAACAGAACGGTTACGACGAGATCGAGGGTATGTACCTTGTCAACGATCCCGAGACCCCGGATACTATTGTGGGTATTGTGATTGGAATGGCTCAGGGCTCACGAATCGTTCCTACAAATCGTCCAGTCCTTGGAATTGCCACTCGGACGACAGATGACTCCCCCTTTGTCAAGATCTCTGGCCGGGCACAAAAATTCCTTGTGAAGCGCGGTATCAATCTGAAGGAGACCTTTGTTGAAGTTGCTCATATTCTAAATGAGCAATATGGCAAGCTCGTCGTGGAAGCAGGTGGTCACCCCATGGCCGCAGGAGCCTTTGTTCTCAGTGAGCATCTTGATGAGTTTTTAGAACTAGTATCCATGAGATTTGCACAAGTGCTTCGTGGCGACGTAAAAAAATGAGTATGTGGGAATGATCCCACATTATATTATTATTAGTATTCTTCAGCGGTCAGTGATGCACCGATCATACCCGGGACAAAGAGCAATGCAAATGCTACCCCAAGGTCAATGACGATGTTCTTAGCAATTGTTGCAATGATGTCCACTTGAAGTGAAGCACCCATCGTCAGCGCAACGTATCCGACAAAGAAGAGGACTAGAGTGATTACTGAGACAATGAGCATTCTGATACCGTTCTTTGAGATCAGTCCGGCAACAAAGCCAGCAACGCCTAATGCGACCAGTGGTCCGTAGATGCCGCTCAAAGCCATCGAATATGGCAGCATCAACTGTGCAAAGAGGAGTCCACCCTGATACGCAAGGGCATTAGTGAGACTGGCACTCTGAAGGAGTGTCTGGATGTCAGCGACTCCTAACCCTAAGATCTGGAAAGCGCCGATGAGAATTGCAGTGATTAGTGCAACGAGAAGGGCCATTATTGTGCGGAACATATTGGTTCAGCTCCTTTATCTATCTGGAGTGTGAATGTATTCAACCTATTTATCTCTTGGGAAGATATGTTACATGTCAATACCTATCGTTCTAACTTGTTTGCAGCAGCCTTGAGGTCGCTCATGTACCTCTGGATGGCCCCCCACAATAGTTCAGGGATCTCGTCTTTTGGTAGGTTGTCAAGTGGGAACCATGCAACTTCCCCCTCAGGTGTTTCAGCATGGGTTTCTGTGTCAAGTGGTCTAGCAATGTAATGGTTGAGAACATAATGGAACATGATCTTTCCATCGGGGTCTCGCTCAATGAGGTCTGCTGTACCCAACAGTCTGAGAATCTCTATATGAATGCCAGTCTCTTCAAGGATCTCCCGCTTGGCAGCCTCCTCTTGAGTCTCGCCAAGTTCAACAGCGCCACCTGGAACGCTCCAGAGTCCTTTGCCGGGTTCCTTGTCGCGGCGGGCCATGAGTAATCCTTTTGGCCCTATGACAAATGCACCCACCCCGCATATTGGGCGTTTGGGATACAATCTATCACTCAACATTAAGATCATCTCATACTGTTGATAGATGTTCGGGCAATGCGAGTTCCCTATCACAATACACGCAATAGACAGGGATATCAAGATTCACTTTTGCTGTGTTTACTACAGGGATTCTCATGTGTTGATTGCACTGTGGGCAATAGGTCTTGATATACCCTCTGAGCTTGATCGATTTGACCCATGCGACCTTTGCCTCTTCAGAATGACCTCTCCGGGTTTCTTCAATGGCAAGTGCAATCCATGCTGCTGCTGAGGTTGTATCTTCTTCGATGACCATGTTCAAGCAGTGAAGCAGATCATCAAACTTCTTCAGAAGCACGTGCACATTACAAAGTCGCTGCCATGAGGTTGGCTCTTCTTCTACAAGTCTCTTTGCCCTGTTCAGATATCCTTCAGCTGCAATCTCGTCGTGTAATTGGTATGTGATCACCGCAAGTCTACTGAGTGCTTCGATGCTTGTTGGGCATTGATGTAAGGCCTTGGTGAAAGCGTTATGTGCCGTCTTGTAGTTTCTCATTTGAAATGCCATTTCGCCCTCAAGCATGATCGTCCTGTAATGGTCCGGGGCCATCTCTTTGGCCTTGTCGATCACATTCTTGGCATCATCGATTCTTCCGACAAAGAGGAGTGAGTATCCATAGTTTGCAAGGGCAACGATCGATTCCGGTCGCAGGGCACTGACCGCCCCCCATGCCCGTGCTGCTTCCGTATAGTCACCAAGACGATAGAAGCTCATCGCTCGGAGCGAGTGCAGTGCTGGATCTTCAGGGAACCGGACGACAGCCTCTTCCAGTATTCGTGCAGCCTCACCATACTGTTTAGTGAAGTAGAGTACTTCCGCAAGATCGAGCCATGCCTCATACAGTTCAGGATCTGCACTGATGGCCTGTTTCAGATATGTTTCTGCGCAGTCGTAATCGCGAATCGCCTTGTAGGCTCTCCCTAGAAACTGCGCGACCACGCAATGGTTCTCGATCTGTTCATTCGCCACGAGGAGGACATCAATAGCCTTCCTGGGCTGCTCGTTCTGTAGATATGCGAGACCAAGATAGACGAGCAGTTCTGGATCATTACCATTGGTCTCCACAAGATCCTCAAGGATGACCGTGGCTTCTTTGAAGCGCTGATCTTCAAGAGCCTCAATAGCACGATCGAATTCCTTTGTCTGCAAAGTCTGAACCTCGTGGATTTTTAGGTGTTTATTGCGAACGACGTATCTGAACTATCAATCGTTGAGGAGCATCTTGATTATAAGTAGGTCACGATATGGCAAAAATGATGAGTTCCAGAAAATATGCGACTCCTTTCTCGCTGCTCCATGCTGTGAGTCTACTCAGTCACCGGTTACGGCTTCACAAGTTCCAAGAAGCGATACGACAGGTTGTCACTCCCGAATCCTATGTTGTTGATCTCGGGACTGGTACGGGAGTCTTGGCTATGCTCGCCGCACAGGCGGGAGCGCGAAGAGTCACTGCTGTTGATATTAATAAGATGTCGATTGACTATGCCATGCACGCAGCTAGGCGCAATGGTCTTACCCAAATCGATTTCGTGACGGCGCACTTTTCGGAGTTTATCCCCGATGAGCCTGCGGATGTTGTTATCTGCGAGATGCTCTCCTCTATGATGCTTGTCGAGCAACAGGTCCCCGCGTGCAGATATGCAGCAAAGCATATACTCAAGGAAAATGGGATCATCCTTCCAAGATCTGCTCGTGTCTATATTGTGCCTGTAGAGTGCCCTTCGTTATGGTCGCGTTTTGAGGTCTCGGGACTTGGCTTTCCACGAGTCCCTCAGACAGTTGGTCGGGGTGAGTCAAGGGATCTTGCAGATGCTGTCCTACTTGTCACTCACGATTTTACCAATCCCGATGCGCCCGAGATCGTGGAATCTGAGATCTCATTTACTACGGTCTCGGATGGTATTGCACATGGTCTGGTTGGTCTCTTTGAGGCCGACCTCTCGGAATCAATCCATCTCGTTATGGAGGATGGCTGGCGTGATCTCTTTCTTCCCTTTGACCCGCCCATTCCTCTAAAGACTGGTGATAAGGTTGTAGTTGCTATCCGGTATATTCCTGGGGATGTGAGGAGCCTTGAGATTCGCGTTTCATAGACTGATCGATAGATGGCCCTTCTCTTACCACTCTATTGGTTCAAGAGTCCTGATGTGAAGTCGCTCCTCCCTTCTCTTCTTTGCCTGTTCAAATCTTGTCTTTTCATCTTCCGTTGTTAGGATGAGTGGCGGTACTCGTTTTGGTCTGCCATCTGGACCAATTGAGACATATGTGAGAAACGCCCTGCATGTCTTTCGGGTCTCGCCCGTTATCGGATTCTCTGAGGTCACTCGTACCTCGATCTCCATTGATGCAGTTCCCACATAGTTGATCCACGCCTCTAGCATCACAATATCCCGTTGGCGGATGGGGTTCAGAAAATTCAGTGAGTCGATCGAGGCCGTCACTATTGTGCTTCTACTGTGGCGTTTTGCCACAATTCCCCCTAGTGTGTCGATCCAATCCAGAAGGCGTCCTCCGTACAAGGTACCATTGTTATTGACATCATTTGGAAATACGACCTGAGTCATCGTCGTCCTCGAGTCCGCGACACATTTACCATCCATTGCAGGCATCTCCTTGTGATCACTGCTACTCCCGACACATCTCATTTGTTTATAGTATCTTCGTGCTGTTCATATGTTCTTCTTATTCTCCCTCTTTCTTCTCTTCTCTATTATGGGAATCGCGCTATCTTCTCTTCAGACATGGTTTCGCACTGAGGCGCAGATTTTTAACATACAATGCCACGCGGCCATATGGATGGTGACTCATGATGGATCTTAAAGGCCCCCTCTGCTATTTGCTTGACTTTGATGATATCTACAAGTACGCCAATCAGACTGCGCTCAAGATCAAGGAATCTAATTGGCGTCCTGATGTGATTGTTGGCATCGCCCGTGGTGGTTGGGTGCATGCACGAATCCAATGTGACCTGCTGGGAGTCAAAGAACTTTACAGTGTAAAGGTGGATCACTGGGGTGTCACTGCCACGAAAGATGGTAAGGCACGATTGACCAGCCCTCTGAATGCTGATATCAAGGGGAAGAAGGTTCTTGTGATAGATGACATCACTGATACGGGTGAGAGCCTGACCATGGCCGTGGAACATGTGAAGGAGCAGGGTCCCGCCGATGTCCGGTCTGCTACCCTGATGCATATTGTTGGCTCCAAGTTCAAGCCTGACTACTTCGGTGTAGAGGTGACCTGGGCTTGGGAGATATTCCCATGGAATCGGATGGAAGATCTTGCACATCTCGTTCTTGAAGTGTTTAAGGGTGAAAAATTGACCGACATGGAGACCCGTGATGTCAAGAAGCACCTTCGAGAATACAACAATGTTGTTTTACCCGATGACGAACTTGAGAAGGTTCGTAATCATATGATCTTCCTTGGACACTTGAAGGATTCTCCACAGGGTAAGTGGAAACTCAAGAAATAGATAGTATGGTCAATCAATTACTGGCGGTCTGGCATGTCCAGATACGCCTCTTGTTTTGTTTTTACTATCTTCTTTTTACGAGCATTTTTCTATAACTTTACTCGTCTAAAAATTATTGATTGAATAATGACACTATGTATAAATGTGAGAAGGTAGAGCCTTCGGTCAGAGAGAAACAGGAGTGGTATCAAAAATGGCATTTGAGGCCAAACTGGATTATGTGGTCATTGACCGAAGCAAGAAGTCTGAGTTCGAATCGCTCTTACCGAT encodes:
- a CDS encoding 50S ribosomal protein L11 methyltransferase; this encodes MMSSRKYATPFSLLHAVSLLSHRLRLHKFQEAIRQVVTPESYVVDLGTGTGVLAMLAAQAGARRVTAVDINKMSIDYAMHAARRNGLTQIDFVTAHFSEFIPDEPADVVICEMLSSMMLVEQQVPACRYAAKHILKENGIILPRSARVYIVPVECPSLWSRFEVSGLGFPRVPQTVGRGESRDLADAVLLVTHDFTNPDAPEIVESEISFTTVSDGIAHGLVGLFEADLSESIHLVMEDGWRDLFLPFDPPIPLKTGDKVVVAIRYIPGDVRSLEIRVS
- a CDS encoding phosphoribosyltransferase, whose translation is MMDLKGPLCYLLDFDDIYKYANQTALKIKESNWRPDVIVGIARGGWVHARIQCDLLGVKELYSVKVDHWGVTATKDGKARLTSPLNADIKGKKVLVIDDITDTGESLTMAVEHVKEQGPADVRSATLMHIVGSKFKPDYFGVEVTWAWEIFPWNRMEDLAHLVLEVFKGEKLTDMETRDVKKHLREYNNVVLPDDELEKVRNHMIFLGHLKDSPQGKWKLKK
- a CDS encoding acyl-CoA thioesterase codes for the protein MDGKCVADSRTTMTQVVFPNDVNNNGTLYGGRLLDWIDTLGGIVAKRHSRSTIVTASIDSLNFLNPIRQRDIVMLEAWINYVGTASMEIEVRVTSENPITGETRKTCRAFLTYVSIGPDGRPKRVPPLILTTEDEKTRFEQAKKRREERLHIRTLEPIEW
- a CDS encoding tetratricopeptide repeat protein — protein: MQTKEFDRAIEALEDQRFKEATVILEDLVETNGNDPELLVYLGLAYLQNEQPRKAIDVLLVANEQIENHCVVAQFLGRAYKAIRDYDCAETYLKQAISADPELYEAWLDLAEVLYFTKQYGEAARILEEAVVRFPEDPALHSLRAMSFYRLGDYTEAARAWGAVSALRPESIVALANYGYSLLFVGRIDDAKNVIDKAKEMAPDHYRTIMLEGEMAFQMRNYKTAHNAFTKALHQCPTSIEALSRLAVITYQLHDEIAAEGYLNRAKRLVEEEPTSWQRLCNVHVLLKKFDDLLHCLNMVIEEDTTSAAAWIALAIEETRRGHSEEAKVAWVKSIKLRGYIKTYCPQCNQHMRIPVVNTAKVNLDIPVYCVYCDRELALPEHLSTV